A region of Nostoc sp. 'Peltigera membranacea cyanobiont' N6 DNA encodes the following proteins:
- a CDS encoding AIPR family protein — MPKNWIIKVDNYFHANPNCIIATAHVDGFPTDLPLEPNIREPNRKSATYRQIFDSVTTQPEKFFSRHSGIVLSANKVKPSKNKTELELEVLEASEGGSDGIINGGHTVLAFEQAKNYKYDLTQARVKVTIHIGLQEEEAKDIALASNTTSPVDSRSKVNARGDYKFIKQYLAQLERAEDRKFRIAYYQNQSGAPRNAQCNVNHLFKLLNCLDRNRYNPDGNKRSKHPTGTNTPSQITDTERERLTLLLPLLPKALWIEQRLYEIIQEHISNPRRKGVNDLASIDTRKSTLLPDSKYSFGFGAPTDLALPIIASYRVFLDQDYNWIIPFDEFAENFLQHLWGNYYRKYLISEKTAGNTVGTKICRNQEIWESLYISAQSYLNQHLVKIVNSAKREELTLTQG; from the coding sequence ATGCCGAAAAACTGGATTATTAAAGTAGACAACTATTTCCATGCAAACCCCAATTGCATCATCGCCACCGCCCATGTGGACGGCTTCCCGACAGACTTACCCCTAGAACCCAACATCCGAGAACCTAACCGCAAAAGTGCGACATACCGACAAATCTTTGACTCTGTGACGACTCAACCAGAAAAATTCTTCTCTCGTCACAGTGGAATCGTTCTGTCAGCGAATAAAGTTAAACCTAGCAAAAACAAAACCGAACTGGAGCTAGAAGTCTTAGAAGCTAGCGAGGGGGGTAGCGATGGCATTATCAATGGAGGTCACACAGTTTTAGCGTTTGAGCAAGCTAAAAATTACAAATATGACCTAACCCAAGCCAGAGTCAAAGTTACCATCCACATCGGCCTCCAGGAAGAGGAGGCTAAAGATATAGCCCTCGCCTCAAATACCACATCGCCAGTAGATTCTCGCTCCAAAGTCAACGCCAGGGGAGATTACAAATTTATCAAGCAGTATTTAGCCCAGTTAGAAAGAGCAGAAGATAGAAAATTTAGAATAGCCTATTACCAAAACCAAAGCGGCGCTCCTAGAAATGCCCAGTGTAATGTTAACCACTTGTTCAAGCTTCTAAACTGCCTCGACAGAAATAGATACAATCCCGACGGCAATAAACGAAGCAAGCACCCTACAGGTACGAACACCCCAAGCCAAATCACAGACACTGAGAGAGAAAGATTAACTCTTCTATTGCCTCTACTTCCCAAAGCTCTGTGGATTGAGCAAAGACTGTACGAAATAATCCAAGAACATATCAGCAACCCCAGAAGAAAGGGTGTCAACGATTTAGCATCAATCGATACACGCAAAAGTACCCTTCTCCCCGACAGCAAGTACTCGTTTGGGTTTGGTGCGCCAACTGACCTCGCACTACCCATAATTGCATCCTATCGGGTATTCCTAGACCAAGACTATAACTGGATTATTCCTTTTGACGAATTTGCGGAAAACTTTCTCCAACACCTGTGGGGTAACTATTACCGTAAATACTTGATATCGGAAAAAACAGCAGGAAATACAGTGGGGACTAAAATTTGTCGCAATCAAGAAATTTGGGAAAGTCTGTACATTTCGGCCCAAAGTTATTTAAACCAGCATTTGGTGAAAATTGTCAATTCCGCCAAGCGTGAAGAATTAACGCTCACACAAGGCTAA
- a CDS encoding NACHT domain-containing protein yields the protein MTRSDELVSILDRILDGCGDEGDVAILRQSLKASGGQNVVQLGKYNVNIGEGKDIHIGDKVYQGADAQTIRSIFLEVLSHNTRQLEIDWHNISQAMLSEQQRLTTNPLTSGEGITYRTEQVYVPLGLVERKKLTRRREDVSPEQGSELDRETEITQTFEHQQFLEQVLRQRQSPKSQGRRIAIIGEPGAGKTTLLQQIAQWTSAEMGQSVVIWVSLADLQGRELESYLLEVWLQAVARKVGQAEASTQVQDDFVAQFNQGLVWLLLDGVDEMQATVGNPLGEIERQIRTGTLLQQARIVLSCRLNLWDSGSNALDSFDNYRTLEFCYPQQVEQFIGNWFGSLPSAETQTGQRLCAALREAGKERIRDLVKNPLRLTLLCFNWYLGEGKLPETKAGLYEQFMADFYEWKKGQFATTGEQRKRLNAALGELAREAIDKEATRFRLRQEFVCEYLGEPDDADSLFGLALRLGWLNKVGVEAENPRKGVYGFFHPTFQEYFAALAIDDWHYFLNHIPDNPSHPDANYRIFEPHWKEIFLFWMGQSSPKIQEHKVYFIYKLVGFDDRCGGLYAFKAYFLAAEAMGEFKTHPSKIEIFYKIFEWSFGIYKHKENKWQDFIEPLMKTAKLTLLRIDQDWVMDALKNTIVSIEKNQIYRLLSTLEEFGKINPKALFLLLFKIIYEVEEYSIIDQAISIIERIYVYYSEVEVKLLTKYLLEIAEKRQEANIAWRIFDCLAKIGTNQPLLMSWLSERCSSIMQDMKLIDTEEAKNTYCKAAETLITINPSNLDAIQALLQIVASGKYENNCRRAAEALMEVETESSEVVEKLKQLVQLIGDDSIHYILAESLGNIALKTSEAFTALTELAKPIQADSIRLAAAYGLTKIAPDLAMEVLVQIINSTQDETIKTYAVQSLGETYASNLNNAPVLYLEIYLDSIYLHLIKDCIHFYAIGNLGETAKNYPKLMNELVYLVNSCQDNYVKYKAAEALEKIEPGRSDVTQALIENFMSGDNNFIDIAASSLMEISKVDQLYQITSVMKSYLTPETYQNDISVYHNACKIIWHCAQNLSYPEFYNAWNNQLH from the coding sequence ATGACTCGCTCTGATGAGTTAGTTTCTATACTTGACCGCATTCTCGACGGCTGTGGAGATGAGGGGGATGTTGCGATATTGCGTCAATCCCTCAAAGCAAGCGGTGGTCAAAATGTTGTGCAGTTGGGGAAGTACAACGTCAATATTGGTGAAGGGAAGGATATTCATATCGGCGACAAGGTTTATCAAGGAGCCGACGCACAGACTATTCGCAGCATATTCCTGGAGGTATTGTCCCATAACACGCGACAATTAGAAATCGACTGGCACAATATCAGTCAAGCTATGCTGTCCGAGCAGCAGCGACTCACGACAAATCCGCTCACGTCGGGCGAGGGAATTACCTATCGAACAGAGCAGGTGTATGTGCCATTGGGACTGGTGGAGCGTAAAAAGCTAACTCGGCGACGCGAGGATGTTTCACCAGAGCAGGGTTCGGAACTTGACCGAGAAACGGAAATTACCCAAACGTTTGAGCATCAGCAGTTTCTAGAGCAGGTGTTGAGGCAGAGGCAAAGCCCCAAAAGTCAGGGAAGACGCATTGCGATTATTGGCGAACCGGGAGCAGGGAAAACAACGTTGTTGCAGCAGATTGCTCAATGGACATCGGCAGAGATGGGGCAGTCGGTTGTGATTTGGGTATCTTTAGCTGATTTGCAGGGGCGTGAACTGGAATCATATTTGTTAGAGGTATGGTTGCAAGCAGTAGCCCGGAAAGTCGGACAAGCCGAAGCATCTACCCAGGTTCAAGATGATTTTGTGGCTCAGTTTAACCAGGGTTTGGTGTGGCTGTTGCTGGATGGGGTTGATGAAATGCAGGCGACGGTGGGCAACCCGTTAGGAGAAATCGAGCGGCAAATTCGCACGGGAACTTTACTACAACAGGCGCGGATTGTGCTTTCCTGTCGGTTAAATCTTTGGGACAGTGGTAGTAACGCCCTGGATTCTTTTGATAATTATCGCACCCTGGAGTTTTGCTATCCCCAGCAGGTGGAGCAGTTTATTGGTAATTGGTTTGGCTCCCTACCGTCAGCAGAAACGCAGACAGGGCAACGGTTGTGTGCAGCGTTGAGGGAAGCGGGGAAGGAGCGAATTCGGGATTTGGTGAAAAACCCGTTACGGCTGACGCTGCTATGTTTCAACTGGTATTTAGGTGAGGGGAAGTTACCAGAGACGAAAGCGGGGTTGTACGAGCAGTTTATGGCGGATTTTTATGAGTGGAAGAAGGGGCAGTTTGCGACAACAGGGGAGCAGCGCAAGCGGTTGAATGCAGCATTGGGAGAGTTGGCGCGGGAGGCAATTGATAAAGAAGCAACGCGGTTTCGACTGCGGCAGGAGTTTGTGTGCGAGTATTTGGGTGAGCCGGATGATGCAGATTCGTTGTTTGGGTTGGCGTTGCGGTTGGGATGGTTGAATAAGGTGGGGGTGGAGGCGGAGAATCCCAGGAAGGGGGTGTATGGGTTTTTTCATCCCACTTTTCAGGAGTATTTTGCCGCTTTGGCGATCGATGATTGGCATTATTTTTTAAATCATATTCCAGATAATCCCAGTCATCCAGATGCGAACTATCGAATTTTTGAACCACACTGGAAGGAAATATTTTTATTTTGGATGGGACAATCATCTCCTAAAATACAGGAGCATAAAGTATATTTTATTTATAAACTTGTTGGTTTTGATGATAGGTGCGGCGGACTGTATGCTTTTAAAGCATATTTTTTGGCAGCAGAAGCAATGGGTGAATTCAAAACTCATCCTAGTAAGATTGAAATTTTTTATAAAATATTTGAATGGAGCTTTGGAATTTACAAACATAAAGAAAATAAATGGCAAGACTTTATTGAACCACTTATGAAAACAGCAAAACTAACCTTGCTTAGAATCGATCAAGATTGGGTAATGGATGCCTTAAAAAATACAATTGTTTCAATTGAAAAAAATCAAATTTACAGATTACTTTCTACTTTAGAGGAATTTGGAAAAATTAACCCAAAAGCATTGTTTTTGTTGTTATTTAAAATAATTTATGAAGTTGAAGAGTATTCAATTATTGATCAAGCAATTTCGATTATTGAAAGAATTTATGTATATTATTCGGAAGTAGAAGTAAAGCTTTTGACTAAGTATTTGCTTGAAATAGCAGAAAAACGTCAAGAGGCAAACATAGCGTGGAGAATATTTGATTGTTTAGCAAAAATAGGTACTAATCAACCTTTACTCATGTCTTGGTTAAGTGAACGATGTAGTTCCATCATGCAAGATATGAAACTTATAGATACAGAAGAGGCTAAAAACACTTATTGTAAGGCAGCAGAAACTTTAATCACAATCAATCCTAGTAATTTAGATGCAATTCAGGCATTACTTCAAATTGTTGCTTCAGGAAAATATGAGAATAACTGTAGGCGAGCAGCTGAAGCATTAATGGAAGTTGAAACAGAATCATCAGAAGTTGTTGAGAAATTAAAGCAGCTTGTTCAGTTGATTGGAGATGATTCTATCCACTATATTTTAGCTGAAAGCTTGGGTAATATTGCTTTGAAGACCTCAGAAGCATTTACAGCGCTAACAGAATTAGCTAAACCAATTCAAGCTGATTCTATTCGCCTAGCAGCAGCTTATGGTCTAACAAAAATAGCTCCTGACTTAGCGATGGAAGTATTAGTACAAATCATTAATTCAACTCAAGATGAAACAATAAAAACTTATGCTGTTCAGTCTCTAGGAGAAACTTATGCTTCCAATCTTAATAATGCACCCGTTTTATATCTTGAAATTTATTTGGATAGTATTTATTTACACCTAATTAAAGATTGTATTCATTTTTATGCTATTGGCAATTTAGGAGAAACTGCAAAAAATTATCCAAAACTGATGAATGAATTGGTTTATCTTGTGAATTCATGTCAAGATAATTATGTGAAATATAAAGCAGCAGAAGCATTAGAAAAAATAGAACCTGGTCGTTCAGATGTAACACAGGCTTTAATAGAAAATTTTATGTCAGGTGACAATAATTTCATAGATATTGCAGCTAGTAGTCTTATGGAGATATCAAAAGTTGATCAGTTGTATCAGATTACATCAGTAATGAAAAGCTATTTAACTCCTGAAACATATCAAAATGACATTTCAGTTTATCATAACGCTTGCAAAATTATCTGGCATTGTGCCCAAAATCTGAGCTACCCAGAGTTTTATAATGCTTGGAATAATCAACTACATTAG
- a CDS encoding NACHT domain-containing protein — protein MADFNEEQVRAFAVHCFGTVCADAGKRETKAREFLEQLFREENKPIRELAITPILLSLTCAVFHQTGKFYSKRSKLYEEGLELLLVQWDKSREVERGEIYQDLSVERKLELLSYVAVKKFEQQQYVLFEQEELEGYIGEFLGIERRDSRGVLRAIASQHGLLIERSQKVWSFSHLTFHRQYYHASVTLVQCLNSGCKISDKLREDIEETLLLPIAEIEKRKREKSEQEYLLDS, from the coding sequence GTGGCGGATTTTAATGAGGAGCAGGTGAGAGCGTTTGCAGTTCATTGCTTTGGGACGGTGTGTGCGGATGCAGGGAAGAGGGAGACGAAGGCGCGGGAATTTTTAGAACAGTTGTTTCGAGAGGAAAACAAGCCGATTCGGGAACTAGCGATTACGCCGATTTTGCTGAGTTTGACTTGTGCGGTGTTTCACCAAACGGGGAAATTTTACTCGAAGCGTTCCAAGTTGTATGAGGAGGGGTTGGAGTTATTGTTGGTGCAGTGGGACAAATCGCGGGAAGTCGAGCGGGGTGAGATTTATCAGGATTTGTCAGTGGAGCGAAAGTTAGAGCTATTAAGCTATGTGGCGGTGAAGAAGTTTGAACAGCAGCAGTATGTGTTGTTTGAGCAGGAGGAATTGGAAGGGTATATTGGGGAGTTTTTGGGGATTGAGCGGCGGGATAGTCGAGGGGTTTTGAGGGCGATCGCATCTCAGCATGGGTTATTAATTGAGCGATCGCAGAAGGTTTGGTCGTTTTCGCATTTGACGTTCCACAGACAGTACTACCATGCAAGTGTCACCTTAGTTCAATGCTTAAATTCCGGCTGCAAAATAAGCGATAAGCTGAGAGAAGACATAGAAGAAACATTACTATTACCCATCGCCGAAATTGAAAAACGCAAACGTGAAAAGTCGGAGCAGGAATATTTACTAGATAGCTAA
- a CDS encoding NACHT domain-containing protein, with amino-acid sequence MANPSNLNDIIQRILNGNQTDDDVEALRQWLNSGGSQNLQVGKYNINIGQGQDIHIGDRTYQGLDAEAIREVARAVIQGSNAADIREVVRSILKEEFQNLAQRENPQSSSRKTILVLASSPTNEARLRLDKQMREIDEGLRRSQQREKFTLQQRWAVRPDDLRRALLDFNPEIIHFCGHGSGDDGLVLQDDAGKAQLVPTEALANLFKRFATRGLECVVLNACYSEIQANAIAQHIDYVVGMNSKIGDDAAIKFAVGFYDELGAGWSYEDAYNGGCDAIALQGIPEEHTPVFKNLKKKVQLRATNPVDDLVQQVRSRIHHSIQSLHGVMPLWGIDHWVPLGDLFVDVNILESLSSSRRSELDDLWQDFTTANSSYRSLDRIGLGKEQQRVSGLAVLERNTNLMVVGKPGSGKTTYLQKIVTECNDGKLQAQRIPVLIKLRDFVDDGRKYAYNLEQFLGQLWRLSNADIELVLSQERALVLLDGLDEVTGEAGKQIAKEIKRFARAYPQVQVVVTCRTQS; translated from the coding sequence ATGGCGAACCCCAGTAACCTCAACGATATTATTCAACGCATCCTCAACGGAAATCAAACCGATGACGATGTTGAAGCTTTGCGTCAGTGGTTAAATAGTGGTGGTAGCCAAAATTTGCAAGTAGGTAAGTACAACATTAATATCGGACAGGGACAAGATATTCATATTGGCGATCGCACTTACCAAGGACTTGATGCCGAAGCAATTCGAGAAGTTGCTCGTGCTGTAATTCAGGGTTCTAACGCCGCAGATATCCGGGAAGTTGTTCGCTCTATCCTCAAAGAAGAGTTTCAGAACTTGGCTCAACGAGAAAATCCTCAAAGTAGTTCGCGCAAAACCATTTTAGTACTAGCCTCCAGCCCTACCAATGAAGCGAGATTGCGCTTAGACAAACAGATGCGAGAAATTGATGAGGGTTTGCGAAGGTCGCAGCAGCGAGAAAAGTTTACTTTGCAACAACGCTGGGCAGTTCGTCCTGATGATTTACGTCGTGCCTTGTTAGATTTTAACCCAGAGATTATTCACTTTTGCGGGCATGGTTCAGGAGATGATGGATTAGTTCTCCAAGATGATGCAGGTAAAGCGCAACTTGTCCCAACTGAAGCTTTAGCAAACCTATTTAAACGATTTGCTACGCGAGGACTGGAATGTGTTGTTCTCAACGCTTGCTACTCGGAAATTCAAGCCAACGCGATCGCCCAACATATCGATTATGTAGTCGGCATGAATAGTAAGATTGGAGACGATGCAGCAATTAAGTTTGCAGTTGGTTTTTATGATGAACTAGGGGCTGGTTGGTCGTATGAGGATGCTTATAACGGTGGCTGTGATGCGATCGCCCTGCAAGGAATCCCAGAAGAACATACCCCAGTCTTCAAAAATCTAAAAAAAAAAGTCCAATTAAGGGCAACAAATCCAGTTGATGACTTAGTGCAACAAGTGCGATCGCGCATCCACCACAGCATTCAAAGTTTACACGGTGTTATGCCGTTATGGGGAATAGACCATTGGGTGCCTTTGGGGGATTTGTTTGTAGATGTAAATATCCTGGAATCACTTAGCAGCAGCCGCAGGTCGGAACTTGATGATTTGTGGCAGGATTTTACAACGGCTAATTCCAGCTACCGCAGTTTGGATCGGATTGGCTTGGGTAAGGAACAGCAGCGCGTGTCGGGGTTGGCTGTACTGGAGCGCAATACTAACTTGATGGTGGTGGGTAAACCTGGTTCGGGGAAGACGACATATCTGCAAAAAATCGTAACCGAGTGCAATGATGGAAAATTGCAAGCACAGCGAATTCCGGTGTTGATTAAGCTGCGGGATTTTGTGGACGACGGACGCAAGTACGCTTATAACTTAGAGCAGTTTTTGGGACAGCTTTGGCGGTTGAGTAATGCAGATATCGAATTAGTGCTAAGTCAGGAACGAGCATTGGTGCTGCTGGATGGGTTGGATGAGGTGACGGGGGAAGCAGGAAAGCAAATCGCCAAGGAAATAAAGCGGTTTGCGCGTGCTTATCCGCAGGTGCAGGTGGTGGTGACTTGTCGAACGCAAAGCTAG